The following coding sequences are from one Shewanella putrefaciens window:
- a CDS encoding DUF4124 domain-containing protein: MSIFRSNVIYSVAVLFLFCCQLALAEIYKCEEGGKLVMQDMPCPDGVAQSTIDVVIQNGQKKVDPFAYDESQFSDWENKLIKAGKVEVGMSIEALQQSWGRPIDINRSAYSPEQWVFRGHRYAYVRDGKVVNWQD; encoded by the coding sequence ATGAGCATTTTCAGGAGTAATGTGATTTATTCTGTAGCTGTGCTTTTTTTGTTTTGCTGTCAATTAGCGCTGGCTGAAATTTATAAGTGCGAAGAGGGCGGTAAGCTAGTAATGCAGGATATGCCGTGTCCTGATGGTGTTGCGCAATCTACTATTGATGTGGTGATTCAGAACGGCCAAAAAAAAGTTGACCCCTTCGCTTATGATGAGAGCCAGTTTAGTGATTGGGAAAATAAGCTAATCAAGGCAGGCAAGGTTGAGGTGGGGATGAGTATTGAAGCGCTTCAACAAAGTTGGGGAAGGCCAATCGACATTAACCGTTCTGCATATTCACCTGAGCAATGGGTGTTTAGAGGCCATCGCTATGCGTATGTACGTGATGGGAAGGTAGTTAATTGGCAAGATTAA
- a CDS encoding lysozyme, translated as MSLKQKLMALGLSSAVALAGANLIAPTEAPNGEPILHTYLDPVQILTACFGHTSPELELNQFFSEQQCIEMFAKDLGKADRQLRRLTYPVQLTEGEHAAYLSLIYNFGAGNFQSSTLLKLLKRGERVSACRQLTEACGKHGCNGFVYAANVKLPGLEVRRKKEQAICLKDLYVPKTH; from the coding sequence ATGTCATTAAAGCAAAAGCTCATGGCACTGGGGCTTTCTTCTGCTGTCGCGCTGGCGGGTGCGAATTTAATTGCCCCAACCGAAGCGCCGAACGGTGAGCCGATTTTGCACACCTATCTTGATCCGGTGCAAATCCTCACCGCTTGCTTTGGGCACACAAGCCCCGAGCTTGAACTCAACCAATTTTTTAGCGAACAGCAATGTATTGAAATGTTCGCCAAGGATTTAGGCAAAGCCGATCGCCAGCTGCGTCGCCTTACATATCCGGTGCAACTTACCGAAGGTGAACACGCTGCGTACCTAAGCCTAATTTACAACTTTGGCGCGGGTAACTTTCAATCCTCAACCTTGCTAAAGCTGTTAAAGCGTGGCGAACGGGTGTCCGCTTGTCGCCAACTCACCGAGGCCTGCGGTAAGCATGGCTGCAATGGTTTCGTTTATGCTGCTAACGTCAAATTGCCTGGTTTAGAGGTACGGCGCAAAAAAGAACAGGCGATATGCCTTAAGGATCTCTATGTTCCAAAAACTCATTAA
- a CDS encoding HNH endonuclease family protein, producing MIVISKLPAPSILTQYKLSNGAEYDGPNFTEVKNNIRDTLLNEQGFICAYCMRRISAGNMKIEHWECQSQFADRQLDYKNMLGCCSGNEGEPQKFQTCDTKKGNQSLKFSPANPNDNIKLLIYYNDYGVISSSDADFDVQLNNVLNLNESRLKRNRAAALSGLKKQLDSKPHKRTKSEIQRILDSYRQLDEDGKFKEYIGVFVYYLEKKLRRL from the coding sequence ATGATTGTTATATCTAAGTTACCAGCTCCCAGTATTCTGACTCAATACAAATTAAGTAATGGAGCAGAATATGATGGCCCTAATTTTACAGAAGTCAAAAATAATATCAGAGATACATTATTGAATGAGCAAGGGTTTATTTGTGCTTATTGCATGCGACGAATATCTGCTGGAAATATGAAAATTGAACATTGGGAATGCCAGAGTCAATTCGCCGATAGACAATTAGATTATAAGAATATGCTGGGTTGTTGTAGTGGTAATGAAGGGGAGCCACAAAAATTTCAAACTTGCGATACAAAAAAAGGAAATCAATCATTAAAGTTTTCACCCGCAAATCCAAATGATAATATCAAGCTATTGATATATTACAATGATTATGGAGTAATTTCATCTAGCGATGCTGATTTCGATGTTCAGCTTAATAATGTTCTAAATTTAAATGAATCTCGCCTTAAAAGGAATCGTGCAGCGGCATTAAGTGGGTTAAAAAAACAACTAGATTCAAAACCTCATAAAAGAACTAAATCCGAAATTCAAAGAATTTTAGATTCATATAGACAGCTTGATGAAGATGGTAAATTTAAAGAATATATAGGTGTTTTCGTTTATTATTTGGAGAAAAAACTTAGACGGCTATAA
- a CDS encoding retron St85 family RNA-directed DNA polymerase translates to MRIKLFSNLQTKLNCSRKKIETFSEKAPYKYKVYTIPKRSSGLRVIAHPSKELKVYQRALLSVLGDHLISHKSSFAYKLNTGIKDNAYQHMHNSYLLKLDFSNFFNSIVPDMLLAALNFRGIEVSDAELRLLSNLLFWNKTKTSDNKLVLSVGAPSSPAISNFIMFRFDKVVFKYCKEKSIIYTRYADDLTFSTNIKDALFELPRYINGLLGSMFDHRIMLNERKTVFSSKAHNRHVTGITITNENNLSVGRARKRTVSSLVHKYSLNKLDQFEFEQLRGMLSFILHIEPHFLHRLEKKYGRSLLIKIRS, encoded by the coding sequence ATGCGAATTAAGTTATTTTCAAATTTGCAAACAAAACTGAATTGTTCAAGAAAAAAAATTGAAACATTTTCAGAGAAAGCACCATATAAGTATAAAGTCTATACAATACCTAAGCGCAGCTCTGGTCTTAGAGTTATTGCGCATCCCTCGAAAGAGTTAAAGGTATACCAAAGAGCACTGTTGTCAGTTTTAGGTGATCACCTTATATCTCATAAGTCTTCATTTGCTTACAAATTAAATACAGGCATTAAAGATAATGCATATCAACATATGCATAACTCTTATCTTCTTAAACTTGATTTTAGTAACTTTTTTAATAGCATTGTGCCTGACATGCTGTTAGCAGCCTTAAACTTCCGAGGTATAGAAGTTTCTGATGCTGAATTAAGACTTTTATCTAACTTGCTGTTTTGGAATAAAACGAAAACGTCAGATAACAAGTTAGTTTTGAGTGTTGGTGCACCAAGTTCGCCTGCGATATCTAATTTTATAATGTTCAGATTTGACAAGGTGGTATTTAAGTATTGTAAAGAAAAATCAATAATATATACTCGTTATGCTGATGATTTAACATTTTCAACAAATATTAAAGATGCTCTTTTCGAGTTACCAAGGTACATTAATGGGTTGCTTGGTAGCATGTTTGACCATCGTATAATGTTGAATGAAAGGAAAACTGTTTTTTCTTCTAAAGCTCACAATCGACATGTGACTGGGATAACTATTACCAATGAAAATAATCTTTCTGTTGGCAGGGCAAGAAAAAGAACGGTTTCATCTTTGGTTCACAAATATTCTCTAAATAAATTAGACCAATTTGAATTTGAACAATTGAGAGGAATGCTATCTTTTATCTTACATATAGAGCCACATTTTCTTCATAGGCTTGAGAAGAAATATGGAAGATCTTTATTAATTAAGATTAGGAGTTAA
- a CDS encoding DUF6988 family protein: protein MYEKKLETLLPCCFEMYDFMAAHVEQLQHLGAMPELKWQIAFQSGILSFEHGLSSLKLISEGFTASGFALMRPQYESLIRGFWLMYADTEVWVNKLSTAGKIGPNEIKKLETPFIGEMLKTLGSSDAPQHILSQLNDFRSINNSAFNSFTHSGLVSLIGNGVGYEPKVIYDSLRNCNAVAAINMQMLSILTGHEDAMEPVRKMHHHFKDCLPIIHG from the coding sequence GTGTACGAGAAAAAATTAGAGACATTATTGCCGTGCTGCTTTGAAATGTATGATTTTATGGCGGCTCACGTTGAGCAACTACAACATCTGGGAGCTATGCCAGAGCTTAAATGGCAAATTGCATTTCAATCAGGCATTTTGTCATTTGAACACGGCCTATCTTCTCTTAAATTAATCTCTGAGGGTTTTACTGCATCGGGCTTTGCATTGATGCGGCCCCAGTACGAAAGCCTAATACGTGGATTTTGGCTTATGTACGCTGATACAGAGGTTTGGGTTAATAAGCTATCAACAGCTGGAAAAATTGGTCCAAATGAGATAAAGAAGCTGGAAACGCCCTTCATTGGGGAAATGCTTAAAACACTTGGAAGTTCGGATGCTCCCCAGCATATTCTTAGTCAGTTGAATGACTTTAGGAGTATTAACAATTCAGCGTTTAACAGTTTTACTCATAGTGGTCTTGTCTCGCTAATCGGCAATGGTGTGGGTTATGAACCTAAGGTAATTTATGATTCACTTCGAAACTGCAATGCTGTCGCTGCTATAAATATGCAAATGTTATCTATTTTGACTGGACACGAGGATGCAATGGAACCAGTCAGGAAAATGCATCATCACTTCAAAGATTGCTTGCCAATTATTCATGGCTAA
- a CDS encoding S24 family peptidase, translating into MMNERIKERRKAQGLTQPALGKMIGVTKATISLWEAGTTSPKGENLYALAKSLNCSSEWLLYGEEKQSKPESNAEFIGGFETWGRESPLGDDEVEVPFYMEVELAAGAGITDIREYTGPKLRFAKSTLKRQGVSASDAVCVKVNGNSMEPVLPNGSTVGVDTSHTEIVDGKMYAINHDGMLRVKMLYKLPGGGIRLRSYNQDEWPDEHLSFEQIKQIKIIGKVFWYSVLI; encoded by the coding sequence ATGATGAATGAACGTATTAAAGAAAGACGCAAAGCACAAGGGTTAACTCAACCCGCGCTTGGCAAAATGATTGGCGTTACAAAAGCCACGATTTCGCTTTGGGAAGCAGGTACAACCTCGCCCAAGGGCGAGAACCTTTACGCGTTGGCTAAATCGTTGAATTGCTCTTCCGAGTGGCTTTTGTATGGTGAAGAAAAGCAGAGTAAACCAGAATCAAACGCCGAATTTATTGGCGGTTTTGAAACTTGGGGAAGAGAAAGCCCATTAGGTGACGATGAGGTAGAGGTACCGTTTTACATGGAAGTAGAGCTAGCTGCCGGTGCAGGTATAACAGATATTCGTGAATATACAGGTCCGAAACTGCGCTTTGCAAAATCCACTTTAAAGCGACAAGGCGTTAGCGCGTCCGATGCAGTGTGTGTCAAAGTGAACGGCAACAGCATGGAGCCAGTATTACCAAATGGCTCAACCGTTGGTGTAGATACCTCACACACTGAGATTGTTGATGGAAAAATGTACGCCATTAATCACGATGGTATGCTGCGTGTAAAAATGCTCTACAAGTTACCAGGTGGCGGCATTCGACTACGCAGCTATAACCAAGATGAATGGCCAGATGAACATTTAAGTTTTGAACAGATAAAACAAATTAAAATCATCGGTAAAGTGTTTTGGTATTCAGTTTTAATTTAA
- a CDS encoding helix-turn-helix transcriptional regulator: MSNRAAIILKTGRAIRGMSQDEVAEIYGISRRTYQRWECGSSNVPSNHLLSILDDVFHLSIEQITEVANEAV, translated from the coding sequence ATGAGCAATCGCGCGGCAATAATTCTAAAAACGGGCAGGGCGATTAGGGGGATGAGTCAGGACGAGGTGGCCGAGATTTACGGGATTAGCCGGCGCACTTATCAACGTTGGGAGTGTGGCAGTAGCAATGTGCCGAGCAATCACTTGCTGAGTATTTTGGATGATGTTTTTCATTTATCGATTGAGCAGATCACGGAGGTAGCGAATGAAGCAGTCTAG
- a CDS encoding helix-turn-helix domain-containing protein: protein MSMELMVKAMKAKVGNPLRKLVLIKLADNANDQGECWPSYQHIAEQCEIGKSTVRKHIAELAEAGLLTIESRKGPKGNQSNIYTLTLCQQVAPPVLPDSIGMPPDSTPPVPPDSTGISHSFEPVNESLKESCPASCSKSVFNAFFKAYPLHRKGGTDAAAWKAWKSEKLTDDDCVLAVSWLKNAVALDSSWGFASEGKFVLGITKFIRERHWLTPLPRPMATTVGQRDWRHAVYDPEDPLI, encoded by the coding sequence ATGAGCATGGAATTGATGGTTAAGGCGATGAAGGCCAAAGTGGGTAATCCGCTGCGTAAGCTGGTGTTGATTAAGCTGGCTGATAATGCGAATGACCAAGGCGAGTGCTGGCCGAGTTATCAGCACATTGCTGAGCAGTGTGAGATTGGCAAAAGCACGGTACGAAAACATATTGCGGAACTGGCCGAAGCTGGGCTGTTGACGATTGAATCGCGCAAGGGCCCAAAGGGTAATCAATCCAATATTTACACGCTTACCCTATGCCAGCAGGTAGCACCCCCTGTGCTACCAGATAGCATAGGTATGCCACCAGATAGCACACCCCCTGTGCCACCAGATAGCACCGGAATCAGTCACTCTTTTGAACCAGTCAATGAATCTTTAAAAGAGTCTTGTCCTGCAAGTTGCTCTAAGTCGGTTTTCAATGCGTTTTTTAAAGCGTATCCGCTCCATCGAAAGGGCGGGACGGATGCGGCTGCGTGGAAGGCGTGGAAGTCGGAAAAGTTAACCGATGACGATTGTGTGTTGGCGGTGTCGTGGCTTAAGAACGCCGTGGCGCTTGACTCGAGTTGGGGCTTTGCGTCTGAGGGCAAGTTTGTGTTGGGTATTACCAAGTTTATCCGCGAACGCCATTGGCTGACGCCGTTGCCGAGACCGATGGCAACCACCGTTGGGCAACGGGATTGGCGCCATGCGGTGTATGACCCTGAGGACCCTTTGATATGA
- a CDS encoding Cro/CI family transcriptional regulator, whose amino-acid sequence MKTKDAISYFGNKSKLAKALTISKSAIAQWGSDVPELRAFQIERLTDGALKVNPVVVLDNPKSSSAA is encoded by the coding sequence ATGAAAACAAAAGATGCAATCTCCTACTTTGGTAACAAATCAAAACTCGCTAAGGCGCTGACGATTTCAAAATCAGCAATTGCCCAGTGGGGTTCTGATGTTCCAGAGCTTCGCGCTTTCCAGATTGAGAGGTTAACTGACGGCGCACTGAAGGTTAACCCCGTTGTTGTTTTAGATAACCCAAAGTCGTCGAGTGCGGCTTAG
- a CDS encoding tyrosine-type recombinase/integrase: MMMVKPASGVEVGKLNDAALRRWLRGGVTRDYRDPQFPELRLRATADRKKASVFLVLNEGGKTVWQKQGVWPSMCIKTFVEDMPVMLAKRSLGAEVLRGEFATVVDLLKWFLAHIEGNRSFSPSWRANCKSVVNKHLLGMFADLSLAELSFVAVDTRLVKPMLAEGYSTNYIKSAVKIFKRCLSAAADLRLVEGNALAGYRVEMSLKMAPSVGTQLMESDLGPLFTALRDAIWPVAMLFMLMLMFGTRINETRLARWEHFAGDWWIIPASNAKNRQEHRLPLTPTVKALLTHYLQWQVKHVGKRAFLFPGDEGAISIRTAQYWSEQIRFKAFTSHALRKLCRTIIADMGVDTMVGERLLNHALPVLLRTYVHSTLDKGMLSALDAYHAHLILRGFNEVAPEIIPRSTLDRQNTQNQMASGWL; this comes from the coding sequence GTGATGATGGTTAAGCCAGCAAGCGGGGTGGAGGTTGGTAAGCTGAATGATGCGGCACTTCGCCGTTGGCTGCGTGGTGGGGTGACGCGGGATTATCGTGATCCGCAGTTTCCTGAGTTGCGATTACGAGCGACGGCAGATCGTAAGAAAGCCTCGGTGTTTTTGGTGCTTAATGAAGGCGGCAAGACGGTTTGGCAAAAGCAAGGTGTGTGGCCAAGTATGTGCATTAAGACCTTTGTTGAGGATATGCCGGTGATGTTGGCTAAGCGGAGTTTGGGTGCTGAGGTGCTTCGCGGTGAGTTTGCGACTGTGGTTGATCTGCTTAAGTGGTTTTTGGCTCATATCGAGGGTAATCGGTCGTTTAGCCCAAGTTGGCGGGCTAATTGTAAATCGGTGGTGAATAAGCATTTATTGGGTATGTTTGCTGATTTATCGCTTGCGGAGTTGTCGTTTGTGGCGGTTGATACGCGCTTGGTTAAGCCGATGTTAGCTGAGGGTTATTCGACTAACTACATCAAAAGCGCGGTGAAGATTTTTAAGCGTTGCCTGAGTGCAGCGGCTGATTTGCGTTTGGTGGAGGGCAATGCGCTGGCGGGGTATCGGGTGGAAATGAGTTTGAAGATGGCGCCGAGTGTGGGAACGCAGTTGATGGAGTCGGACTTAGGGCCGTTGTTTACTGCGCTGCGTGATGCGATTTGGCCTGTGGCGATGTTGTTTATGTTGATGCTGATGTTTGGTACCCGCATTAACGAGACTCGCTTAGCGCGTTGGGAACATTTTGCGGGGGATTGGTGGATTATCCCTGCATCGAATGCGAAGAACCGCCAAGAGCATAGGTTGCCATTAACACCAACAGTTAAGGCGTTGTTGACGCATTACTTGCAGTGGCAGGTTAAGCATGTGGGTAAGCGGGCGTTTTTGTTCCCGGGTGATGAGGGGGCGATTAGCATTCGTACTGCGCAGTATTGGAGTGAACAGATCCGCTTTAAGGCGTTTACTTCTCATGCGCTGAGAAAGCTTTGTCGCACCATTATTGCCGATATGGGTGTAGATACCATGGTCGGCGAGCGGCTGCTTAATCATGCCTTGCCTGTGCTTTTGCGTACCTATGTTCACTCGACCTTGGATAAGGGCATGTTGAGCGCACTCGATGCTTATCATGCTCATTTAATTTTGCGCGGTTTTAACGAGGTTGCGCCCGAGATAATCCCTAGATCAACCCTAGATCGTCAGAACACTCAAAACCAGATGGCTAGCGGGTGGCTGTGA
- a CDS encoding site-specific integrase, translating to MVRPKKSHNKNLPQHLMFDSSKGTYRFTLVNGVRKTLGKDKVQAIQIAVEYNRIMRPTVGLTVDQLIEASCESPLANGQSFASHVDRLLELIFKEEMPSKQLASTMRNDAERVKAYFAEVSSQDISLEHINGYLNQYHPDASPNVHNRKLGFLEKLINYAIDQSIMLDNPASRKMKKRKTKGKERQRLSFDAYKQIHAAAPLWLQTAMDLALQSTQARLEVSRIKYSIKKPKDGQCGCLWFDEPIDGIYGTLFIHRQKVEEKEASHVAIPIGEVLRAIIDKSRDGLLCPYVVHRRPDRHNKQSVATDHRYQLDPNYLSRAFSALRDELGLCDHLEMSQRPTFHEIRALSARLFSDMGVDPQGRMAHTDAKSTKIYVRDHLQWTEVPHAEIKFSH from the coding sequence ATGGTTCGCCCAAAAAAGTCGCATAATAAAAATCTGCCTCAGCACCTTATGTTTGATAGCTCCAAGGGCACTTACCGCTTCACGTTGGTAAATGGTGTTCGTAAAACATTAGGTAAAGATAAGGTGCAAGCGATTCAAATTGCGGTTGAGTACAACCGCATTATGCGACCGACTGTTGGGTTAACTGTAGATCAGTTGATTGAAGCCTCATGCGAGTCGCCTCTGGCTAATGGCCAGTCCTTTGCCAGCCATGTAGACCGACTTTTAGAACTGATATTTAAAGAGGAAATGCCAAGTAAACAACTGGCCAGTACGATGCGCAACGATGCCGAACGGGTTAAAGCCTATTTTGCGGAGGTTAGCAGCCAAGATATTAGCCTTGAACATATCAACGGCTATCTAAACCAATATCATCCTGATGCCAGCCCCAATGTGCATAACCGTAAACTGGGATTCTTAGAGAAACTGATTAACTACGCGATCGACCAATCTATCATGTTAGATAATCCCGCCTCTCGAAAGATGAAAAAGCGTAAAACCAAAGGCAAAGAACGTCAACGCCTTAGCTTTGACGCTTATAAACAAATCCATGCCGCGGCGCCACTGTGGTTACAAACGGCGATGGATCTTGCGTTGCAATCGACCCAAGCCCGCCTTGAAGTGTCGCGGATCAAATACAGCATTAAAAAACCTAAGGACGGCCAATGCGGTTGCCTATGGTTTGATGAGCCTATTGATGGCATTTATGGCACCCTATTTATTCACCGCCAAAAGGTGGAAGAAAAAGAAGCCAGCCATGTGGCCATACCGATTGGTGAAGTATTAAGGGCCATTATCGATAAGAGTCGCGACGGGTTACTTTGCCCTTATGTGGTTCATCGCCGACCTGACAGACACAATAAGCAAAGTGTGGCCACAGACCACCGCTATCAGCTTGATCCTAATTACCTTAGCAGAGCCTTTTCGGCATTAAGGGATGAGTTAGGTCTGTGCGACCATTTAGAAATGAGCCAGCGCCCAACCTTTCACGAGATCCGCGCGCTATCCGCTAGGCTGTTTTCAGATATGGGTGTTGACCCTCAAGGTCGGATGGCTCACACAGATGCCAAGTCCACCAAAATCTATGTGCGGGATCACCTGCAATGGACCGAAGTACCGCACGCAGAGATTAAATTCAGCCATTAA
- a CDS encoding DUF4406 domain-containing protein, translating to MARVSLRKKVYIAGPMTGLIDCNRHEFHLAADVMREIGHIVLNPATLPDGLTEPEYMAICLPMLMCCDRIYLLDNWASSKGAKAEYALATKLGLEIVFQDGVDHEITLIGLRGDQ from the coding sequence ATGGCTCGTGTTTCGCTGCGCAAAAAGGTTTACATCGCTGGCCCTATGACTGGGTTGATTGATTGCAACCGCCATGAGTTTCATTTGGCTGCCGATGTAATGCGCGAGATTGGTCATATCGTACTTAACCCGGCAACCCTACCGGACGGATTAACCGAACCCGAGTACATGGCAATTTGTTTGCCGATGTTGATGTGCTGCGATCGGATTTATCTGCTCGATAACTGGGCGAGTTCAAAAGGTGCCAAAGCGGAATATGCGTTAGCAACCAAACTGGGCTTGGAGATTGTTTTTCAAGATGGGGTGGATCATGAAATAACGCTAATCGGTTTGCGGGGTGATCAATAA
- a CDS encoding replication protein P, which translates to MTAKQNTSMKSLQTLIRQPLVGQGARVAQPEPTAMDMAIVDSVFSKLRVLFPVSAPRPEDEATHKAEWLKTLAIQGIRSREQVQAGLNRARREQGDRQFWPTPRQFALWCQPTACDLGLPTLEAAFKEATRHYHHPDKHTWSHDVVRLAVRETGSWMFATGLEKDVLMTFERNYKVLCRRFSRGELTDIELPKALPETVTRPTEAAKAKSIIANLRANLGLKGANDGE; encoded by the coding sequence ATGACTGCCAAGCAAAATACGAGCATGAAATCACTGCAAACCTTAATCCGCCAGCCGCTGGTTGGGCAGGGCGCGCGGGTGGCGCAACCTGAGCCTACGGCAATGGATATGGCGATTGTGGATAGCGTGTTTAGCAAATTGCGGGTGTTGTTCCCTGTGAGTGCGCCACGGCCTGAGGACGAAGCGACCCACAAAGCCGAGTGGCTTAAAACCTTGGCGATACAAGGGATACGTAGCCGCGAGCAAGTGCAAGCGGGGTTAAATCGCGCTAGACGTGAGCAGGGCGATAGGCAGTTTTGGCCGACACCGCGCCAGTTTGCTTTGTGGTGCCAACCGACGGCGTGTGATTTGGGGCTGCCCACGTTAGAGGCGGCGTTTAAGGAAGCAACCCGCCATTACCATCACCCTGATAAGCATACGTGGAGCCATGATGTGGTGCGCTTAGCGGTGCGCGAGACGGGCAGTTGGATGTTTGCAACAGGGCTTGAAAAGGATGTGTTAATGACCTTTGAGCGCAATTACAAAGTGCTGTGCCGTCGCTTTAGTCGTGGCGAGTTGACTGATATTGAGTTGCCAAAGGCATTACCTGAAACGGTGACACGGCCCACTGAGGCGGCAAAGGCAAAATCAATTATTGCTAATTTACGGGCAAACCTTGGGCTTAAGGGGGCAAACGATGGCGAATAA
- a CDS encoding AAA family ATPase, with translation MEIDLKGKHIKNLREKALKGNFFSAYQLYDFYKSGKFVDQDKDKADQYLELADSLFYPQDFKLSSLSIDNYKLFNDIRITKFDDNLNIFVGANGAGKTTILDAISMSLSWFVNSISKSGGTGTSIDDSDINIYTDLPFANIITTIRINKNIKCKMELSQARDGIQKKRSYLYEVRRIGSFYKISNEINSELNLPLFAFYNALRSYDVSQKDMNISALGLANDSLDKFKGYNNSLNGKVDFSSFVEWFKAIDDIETRRQLSSIDQDFKIANKLLAEIENLIDNDPSSAQKLNELIKSLALKEKLSEVNELSSLNKDNIKLIKKSINLVIEEFMDGYGNLELEMEPRFDLFLTKNERKISVLKLSQGEKALLSLILDITMRLFMLNPSLSNPLHGQGIVLIDEFDLHLHPKWQREIVNKLPTVFPNCQFFLTTHSPLVLGEAKPSQIFIFYNENNVLKFRQPTQSLGLTSNDILNELMITDSNLNQLSRNALVEESLNEIFNLIEQETDDSIFKAKLEIEKLEKMLFGEIPELIEAKTKIEFLEL, from the coding sequence ATGGAAATTGACTTGAAAGGAAAACACATAAAAAACCTTCGAGAGAAAGCTTTAAAAGGTAATTTCTTCTCTGCTTATCAACTATATGATTTTTATAAAAGTGGTAAATTTGTAGATCAAGATAAGGATAAAGCGGATCAGTATTTAGAGTTGGCGGATTCATTATTTTACCCTCAGGATTTTAAACTATCCAGTCTAAGTATTGATAACTACAAATTGTTTAATGATATACGAATCACAAAGTTCGATGATAATTTAAATATATTTGTGGGTGCGAATGGAGCTGGAAAAACAACTATTTTAGATGCTATATCGATGTCGCTAAGTTGGTTTGTTAATTCGATTAGTAAAAGTGGTGGTACTGGAACATCAATAGATGATTCAGATATCAATATATATACGGATCTTCCTTTTGCTAATATAATAACAACAATTCGTATTAATAAAAATATAAAATGTAAAATGGAGTTATCTCAAGCAAGGGATGGTATTCAAAAAAAACGTAGTTATTTATATGAAGTAAGAAGAATAGGTAGTTTTTATAAAATTTCAAATGAGATAAATTCAGAATTGAATTTACCATTGTTTGCTTTTTATAATGCTCTTCGTTCATATGATGTTTCTCAGAAAGATATGAATATATCAGCATTAGGGTTGGCTAATGATAGCCTTGATAAATTCAAAGGTTATAATAATTCACTTAATGGTAAAGTGGATTTTAGCAGTTTTGTTGAGTGGTTTAAAGCCATTGATGATATTGAAACTAGGCGTCAACTATCATCTATAGATCAAGATTTCAAGATAGCAAATAAGTTATTAGCTGAGATTGAAAACCTTATTGATAATGACCCGAGTTCTGCTCAGAAACTCAATGAGTTAATTAAATCGCTTGCGTTAAAGGAAAAGTTATCTGAAGTAAATGAATTATCCAGTTTAAACAAAGATAATATTAAGTTAATAAAAAAGTCAATTAATTTGGTTATTGAAGAGTTTATGGATGGTTATGGTAACTTAGAGTTAGAAATGGAGCCTAGGTTTGATTTATTTTTAACTAAAAACGAAAGAAAAATTAGTGTGTTGAAGTTGTCACAAGGTGAAAAGGCTTTGTTATCTTTAATCCTTGATATAACCATGCGTTTATTTATGTTAAATCCGTCGCTCAGTAATCCATTGCATGGGCAAGGCATTGTTCTTATTGATGAATTTGATTTACATTTACATCCTAAATGGCAACGTGAAATCGTAAATAAATTGCCCACAGTTTTCCCTAATTGCCAATTTTTCCTTACTACTCATTCCCCTTTGGTTTTGGGTGAGGCTAAACCATCTCAAATATTTATTTTTTATAATGAAAATAATGTACTAAAATTTAGACAGCCTACACAATCACTAGGTCTAACCTCTAATGATATATTAAATGAACTTATGATAACTGATAGTAATCTTAATCAGTTGAGTAGGAATGCTTTGGTAGAAGAATCACTTAATGAAATTTTTAATTTAATTGAACAAGAGACTGACGATTCAATTTTTAAGGCTAAACTAGAAATTGAAAAACTTGAAAAAATGCTTTTTGGTGAAATACCTGAACTGATTGAGGCTAAGACTAAAATAGAATTTCTGGAGCTTTGA